In a single window of the Acyrthosiphon pisum isolate AL4f chromosome X, pea_aphid_22Mar2018_4r6ur, whole genome shotgun sequence genome:
- the LOC100570954 gene encoding craniofacial development protein 2-like: MCYIRIAGRIFDIIIINAYAPTEEKEENLKNEFYDDLENILDTTTNSCIKILMGDFNAKIGKEDMYRPTIGPNSLHDVSNDNGTRLINLCLAKGFTLSSTYFPRKDKLG; the protein is encoded by the coding sequence ATGTGCTATATTCGAATCGCGGGTCGcattttcgatattattattataaacgcataTGCACCAACTGAAGAGAaagaagaaaatctcaaaaatgaATTCTACGATGATCTAGAGAACATACTTGACACAACAACGAATAgctgtatcaaaatattaatgggTGACTTTAATGCAAAAATTGGGAAGGAGGATATGTACAGACCCACGATTGGACCGAATAGCTTACATGATGTAAGTAACGATAATGGAACCCGGTTGATCAACCTGTGTTTAGCAAAAGGATTTACCCTTAGTAGTACATACTTCCCAAGGAAGGACAAACTTGGATAG
- the LOC103307949 gene encoding uncharacterized protein LOC103307949, whose product MFKDGFERFVTIDKFCAGSSVVSGQSVGQGDSGAGLCFFHYDSYYLTGVVSVKDPDSNKYIAVFTEIKYHIQWIRGLYTRYN is encoded by the exons ATGTTTAAAGACGGATTTGAACGATTTGTGACTATTGATAAGTTTTGTGCCGGTTCTTCAgtgg tttcAGGACAATCGGTGGGTCAGGGAGATAGCGGCGCTGGATTATGTTTTTTCCACTatgattcttattatttaaccgGAGTAGTGAGTGTCAAGGATCcagattcaaataaatatatcgcAGTTTTTACAGAAATTAAGTACCATATTCAATGGATTCGTGGACTGTATACAAGATATAActaa